A single Acidaminococcus sp. DNA region contains:
- a CDS encoding NAD(P)-binding domain-containing protein, which produces MKIGFLGMGVMGGPMSMNVVKKCGCEVLGYDVVPDHMKGFISAGGKAVKDPVEIYKNCDIIMQILPTHPIIINSIEQAVTYGKPGNIIIDLSSTAPHIIQELYEKVKAAKMFLLDSPVSGGNPAAIAGTLAIMTGGDKEAYDKVEKYLACMGNPVYVGKSGSGDVTKLVNNMIAGAYMVAIAEGYAFAAKAGIDLQTTFEATRCGFAGGPVYDNKVPKIIHRDYTPGARIAVHRKDIINAKHYAHKLDIDTPMTDVVLLVMDWMNDNGHIDEDQAAMVKYFEDKMDVKVGSGPEKK; this is translated from the coding sequence ATGAAAATAGGTTTTTTGGGAATGGGTGTCATGGGCGGTCCGATGTCCATGAATGTGGTGAAGAAATGTGGCTGCGAAGTTTTGGGGTATGATGTGGTACCCGATCATATGAAAGGGTTTATCAGTGCTGGTGGTAAGGCTGTCAAAGATCCCGTTGAAATCTACAAAAACTGCGATATCATCATGCAGATTTTGCCGACTCATCCTATAATTATTAATTCTATTGAGCAGGCAGTCACCTACGGGAAACCCGGTAATATCATCATCGACCTTTCTTCTACGGCACCTCATATTATCCAGGAGTTATATGAGAAGGTTAAAGCAGCGAAGATGTTTCTCCTGGATTCGCCTGTCAGCGGTGGAAATCCGGCAGCTATTGCCGGTACACTGGCCATCATGACAGGCGGTGATAAGGAAGCGTATGATAAGGTCGAGAAATATCTGGCCTGCATGGGAAATCCGGTCTATGTAGGCAAGAGCGGCAGCGGGGACGTTACGAAACTCGTAAATAACATGATTGCCGGGGCTTACATGGTAGCCATTGCCGAAGGGTATGCCTTTGCAGCAAAAGCCGGCATCGATCTTCAGACAACCTTTGAAGCGACACGCTGTGGATTTGCCGGCGGGCCTGTCTACGATAATAAGGTTCCTAAAATCATCCATCGCGACTATACGCCGGGAGCACGCATTGCCGTACACCGGAAGGATATCATCAATGCTAAGCATTATGCCCATAAGCTTGATATTGATACGCCAATGACCGACGTTGTGCTTCTGGTCATGGACTGGATGAACGATAACGGTCATATTGATGAAGATCAGGCCGCTATGGTCAAGTATTTTGAAGACAAGATGGATGTGAAAGTGGGATCCGGTCCTGAAAAGAAATAA
- a CDS encoding bile acid:sodium symporter family protein, whose translation MKKLCAMISKYFGVMAVIFLILGFVSPASFRWVLGKVGGVSVLSLLLGIVMFGMGTTLSLQDFVLVLKRPKDVFLGAVAQFFIMPFLAYVLATLFQLPPALTVGVVLVGTCPGGTSSNVITYMSNGDLALSVTMTSVSTLLSPILTPAITYLLIGQRISFDPVGMFISIIQIVILPICLGVALRTFLPKLAAVATDYTPAVSALAISLIIAGVIGGSKAAILANVGIIFLVVILHNCLGYALGFAVAHFVGMPWKKAVALSIEVGMQNSGLAVGLAKAHFASMPTATVPGAIFSAWHNISGALLAWLYQNYLNPRFDPDYGKDTEVEEAQTQQA comes from the coding sequence ATGAAAAAGCTATGTGCAATGATCAGTAAGTATTTTGGTGTTATGGCCGTGATATTCCTCATCCTCGGCTTTGTCTCTCCGGCAAGCTTTCGTTGGGTACTTGGAAAAGTCGGCGGTGTCTCCGTGCTGAGCCTGCTGCTTGGCATCGTTATGTTTGGTATGGGTACCACGCTTTCTCTTCAAGACTTCGTGCTTGTATTGAAGCGCCCTAAAGACGTCTTTCTTGGAGCCGTTGCCCAGTTCTTCATTATGCCGTTCCTGGCCTATGTCCTGGCTACGCTGTTCCAGCTGCCGCCCGCTCTGACCGTAGGCGTTGTCCTTGTCGGAACCTGCCCCGGCGGTACGTCCTCCAACGTCATCACCTACATGAGTAATGGTGACCTGGCCCTGTCCGTGACGATGACGAGTGTTTCCACGCTGCTCTCTCCGATTCTGACCCCGGCCATTACTTATCTGCTGATTGGTCAGCGCATCAGCTTTGACCCTGTAGGCATGTTCATCAGTATCATCCAAATCGTTATCCTGCCGATTTGCCTCGGTGTTGCTCTGAGAACCTTCCTGCCAAAACTGGCGGCGGTCGCCACGGATTATACGCCGGCTGTTTCCGCACTGGCTATTTCCCTGATCATTGCCGGTGTTATCGGCGGCAGCAAGGCAGCTATTCTTGCCAACGTCGGCATCATCTTCCTCGTTGTTATCCTGCATAACTGCCTGGGATATGCCCTTGGTTTTGCCGTAGCTCATTTTGTGGGCATGCCGTGGAAAAAAGCAGTGGCTCTTTCCATCGAAGTCGGTATGCAGAACTCCGGCCTTGCCGTTGGTCTTGCCAAAGCCCACTTTGCTTCTATGCCGACCGCAACGGTTCCGGGCGCTATTTTCTCCGCTTGGCATAATATTTCCGGTGCACTGCTTGCATGGCTGTACCAGAACTATCTGAACCCGCGCTTTGATCCAGACTATGGGAAGGACACTGAAGTAGAAGAAGCTCAGACTCAGCAAGCATAA
- the ilvD gene encoding dihydroxy-acid dehydratase — protein MRSDIAKKGSTRSAHRSLFHAMGYSNEELAKPMIGIVDAFNEIVPGHGHLREIAEAVKLGVAAAGGMPVEFPAIAICDGIAMGHDGMKYPLASRELICDSIEAMANGHAFDGLVLIPNCDKIVPGMLMAAGRLNIPAVVVSGGPMLAGRWKGKNISVSTMFEAAGKYESGQLSAEEMEAMEFRACPGCGSCAGLFTANTMNCLTEVLGMGLPGNGTIPAAYSGRRRILAKQAGHVIMDLVKNDIRPRDIMTLDAFKNAIAVDMAIGGSTNTVLHLPAIAHEAGVDLPLSLFDEISRRAVYLTKMSPGGTYHMQDLDEAGGIPAIMKELTKLGLIHTDCKTVTGTVADRIANAKIENPEVIHSVENPYMKKGGIAILKGNLAPDGAVIKESAVEPDLLTYEGTAKCYDSEEAAIKAITGGEIKEGNVVVIRYEGPKGGPGMREMLNPTAVITGMGLKVALLTDGRFSGASRGACVGHISPEAMEGGPIALIKDGDRILVDVPNRKLELLVDDAELARRKAAWKQPEPKVKTGYLSRYARLVTSANTGAVLK, from the coding sequence ATGAGAAGCGACATTGCTAAAAAAGGAAGTACCCGTTCTGCTCACCGCAGCCTGTTCCATGCTATGGGATATTCCAATGAGGAACTCGCAAAGCCAATGATTGGTATTGTAGATGCCTTCAATGAAATTGTTCCTGGTCATGGTCATCTGCGTGAAATTGCCGAAGCTGTCAAGCTGGGAGTTGCTGCTGCCGGCGGTATGCCGGTTGAGTTCCCGGCCATTGCCATTTGCGATGGTATTGCCATGGGCCACGACGGAATGAAATATCCCCTGGCCAGCCGCGAACTGATTTGCGACTCTATTGAAGCGATGGCAAATGGTCATGCCTTTGATGGTCTCGTACTGATTCCGAACTGCGATAAAATCGTTCCGGGCATGCTGATGGCAGCCGGCCGTCTTAACATTCCTGCCGTAGTCGTCAGCGGCGGTCCTATGCTGGCAGGACGCTGGAAGGGTAAAAACATCAGTGTCAGCACAATGTTTGAAGCCGCCGGTAAATACGAATCCGGCCAGCTTTCCGCGGAGGAAATGGAAGCCATGGAATTCCGCGCCTGCCCTGGCTGCGGTTCCTGCGCCGGACTTTTCACGGCTAACACCATGAACTGCCTGACTGAAGTCCTGGGTATGGGCCTTCCCGGCAACGGCACTATTCCTGCCGCTTACTCCGGACGCCGCCGCATTCTGGCAAAACAAGCAGGTCATGTCATTATGGACCTCGTGAAAAACGATATCCGTCCGCGCGATATCATGACACTGGACGCTTTCAAGAATGCCATTGCCGTAGATATGGCTATCGGCGGTTCCACCAACACGGTGCTGCACCTGCCGGCCATTGCTCACGAAGCAGGTGTAGATCTGCCGCTCTCCCTCTTTGATGAAATCAGCCGTCGTGCCGTTTACCTCACGAAAATGAGCCCCGGCGGCACCTATCACATGCAGGATCTGGACGAAGCAGGCGGTATCCCCGCAATCATGAAGGAACTGACCAAGCTGGGCCTCATCCACACCGACTGCAAGACGGTAACGGGCACGGTAGCCGACCGTATTGCCAATGCCAAGATTGAAAATCCTGAAGTGATTCACTCCGTCGAAAATCCGTACATGAAGAAGGGCGGTATCGCCATCCTGAAAGGCAACCTGGCTCCGGACGGTGCTGTCATCAAGGAAAGTGCTGTTGAACCGGATCTCCTGACCTATGAAGGCACTGCTAAGTGCTATGATTCCGAAGAAGCTGCCATCAAGGCTATTACGGGCGGTGAAATCAAGGAAGGCAACGTAGTCGTCATCCGCTACGAAGGTCCTAAAGGCGGTCCTGGCATGAGAGAAATGCTGAACCCGACTGCCGTAATTACCGGTATGGGCCTTAAAGTCGCCCTCCTTACAGATGGACGTTTCTCCGGTGCCAGCCGTGGTGCCTGCGTCGGCCATATTTCCCCGGAAGCCATGGAAGGCGGCCCGATTGCCCTCATTAAAGACGGTGACCGCATCCTCGTCGATGTACCGAACCGCAAGCTGGAACTGCTCGTAGACGATGCAGAACTGGCCAGAAGAAAAGCTGCCTGGAAGCAGCCTGAACCTAAAGTAAAAACGGGATATCTTTCCCGCTACGCACGCCTCGTTACTTCAGCCAATACGGGTGCTGTGCTGAAATAA
- a CDS encoding LL-diaminopimelate aminotransferase, with amino-acid sequence MALVNGNYANLKESYLFSDIAKRVAEFSAAHPDKKIIKMGIGDVTLPLAPTVIKAMQKAVEEMGHKETFRGYGPEQGYDFLHEAIQAYYARHGVEIGTKEIFISDGAKSDCGNLTDLFDDSNVILLPDPVYPVYADTNIMRGRKILYMNGTPENNFLPMPDPSVKADIIYLCSPNNPTGAAYNLEQLTEWVKYAKANDAIILFDAAYEAFITDKDMPHSIFAVPGAKDCAIETCSFSKTAGFTGVRCGYTIVPENLTRKSPEGKELNLNKMWLRRQTTKFNGVNYIVQRGGEAAMQPEGEKECQEMLAYYRENARIMMQTFDKKGYTYYGGKYSPYVWLKCPNNMKSWEYFDYLLNKLAIVGTPGAGFGKMGEGYLRLTAFGSREGTIEAMQRIEKDSL; translated from the coding sequence ATGGCATTAGTGAATGGTAACTATGCAAATTTGAAGGAAAGCTATCTTTTTTCTGATATTGCAAAACGCGTTGCCGAATTTTCGGCAGCTCATCCCGATAAAAAAATCATTAAAATGGGGATTGGCGACGTAACGCTGCCGCTGGCCCCGACGGTCATCAAAGCCATGCAAAAAGCCGTTGAGGAAATGGGCCATAAAGAGACCTTCCGCGGATATGGTCCTGAGCAGGGCTATGATTTTCTGCACGAAGCTATCCAGGCATATTATGCCCGCCATGGTGTTGAAATCGGCACAAAGGAAATCTTCATCAGTGATGGTGCCAAAAGTGACTGCGGCAACTTGACCGACCTTTTCGATGACAGCAATGTGATTTTGCTTCCGGATCCTGTGTATCCTGTATATGCAGATACGAACATCATGCGCGGCCGCAAAATCCTGTACATGAACGGCACTCCGGAAAACAATTTCCTGCCCATGCCGGATCCCAGCGTAAAAGCTGACATTATTTATCTGTGCTCCCCGAATAACCCGACCGGTGCTGCTTACAACCTGGAACAGCTCACTGAATGGGTAAAGTACGCCAAGGCTAATGACGCCATCATTCTGTTTGATGCAGCTTATGAAGCCTTTATCACGGATAAAGACATGCCGCACAGCATTTTTGCCGTTCCTGGCGCGAAGGACTGCGCTATTGAAACTTGTTCTTTCTCCAAGACGGCCGGCTTTACTGGCGTGCGCTGCGGCTACACCATCGTTCCGGAAAATCTGACACGTAAGTCTCCGGAAGGCAAGGAACTGAATCTTAACAAAATGTGGCTCCGTCGCCAGACTACGAAGTTCAACGGTGTAAACTACATTGTGCAGCGCGGCGGTGAAGCGGCTATGCAGCCGGAAGGCGAAAAGGAATGCCAGGAGATGCTGGCCTATTATCGTGAAAATGCCAGAATCATGATGCAGACCTTTGATAAGAAGGGTTACACGTACTACGGCGGTAAGTATTCTCCGTACGTCTGGCTGAAGTGCCCGAACAACATGAAGAGCTGGGAATATTTTGATTATCTGCTGAATAAACTGGCTATCGTTGGCACGCCCGGAGCCGGATTTGGTAAGATGGGCGAAGGCTATCTGCGTCTGACGGCTTTCGGAAGCCGGGAAGGCACAATTGAAGCTATGCAAAGAATTGAAAAAGATAGCTTATAA
- a CDS encoding DctP family TRAP transporter solute-binding subunit, which translates to MSKKFWIGLACMTAAAFAMTGCGGDKGKTASKDNPVNLKMNVTTSEASVWQVAAKGFKKEVEEKTGGRYKITIYSNEQLSSGDQTKGIEMLYNGATDCDMHSTIIHTNVVPRLSVINMPWILTNGYKSADEYFFKKDAPGFTFVKKEIEAKGPHVLAMCEAGFRQITNNVHPITKAEDLSGLKIRIPAIAILVDVFRTFNADPTQMPYSECFTALQQGAIDGQENPYDTIRAAKIEEVQKYMTIWDYCYDPLVLSVSEKTWKRLSDEDKKIFTEAAQHACEEEIKASRSLDQQIVKEFKDKGMIVNELTPEMRLAMKASMKPVYDKYKDKFGEDAFKIFGYTFK; encoded by the coding sequence ATGAGTAAGAAGTTTTGGATAGGTTTGGCTTGTATGACTGCTGCTGCTTTTGCAATGACGGGTTGTGGCGGGGATAAAGGTAAGACGGCCAGCAAGGATAACCCTGTCAACTTGAAAATGAATGTTACGACGTCTGAAGCCAGTGTTTGGCAAGTCGCCGCTAAGGGCTTTAAGAAAGAAGTCGAAGAAAAGACCGGTGGTCGTTATAAGATTACGATTTATTCCAATGAGCAGCTTTCTTCCGGTGATCAGACTAAAGGAATTGAGATGCTTTATAATGGAGCAACCGACTGTGATATGCACTCTACGATCATTCATACGAACGTTGTTCCTCGACTTTCCGTAATTAATATGCCGTGGATTTTGACGAACGGTTATAAGAGCGCGGATGAATATTTCTTTAAGAAAGATGCTCCTGGTTTTACTTTTGTCAAGAAAGAAATCGAAGCGAAAGGCCCTCACGTTTTGGCAATGTGTGAAGCGGGTTTCCGTCAGATTACAAATAATGTGCATCCAATTACCAAGGCTGAGGATCTGTCCGGCCTGAAGATTCGTATTCCGGCCATCGCCATTCTGGTCGATGTGTTCCGTACCTTTAATGCCGATCCGACTCAGATGCCTTATAGCGAATGCTTTACAGCACTCCAGCAAGGGGCTATCGATGGTCAGGAAAACCCGTATGATACGATTCGTGCCGCCAAGATTGAAGAAGTACAGAAATACATGACGATTTGGGATTACTGCTACGATCCGCTGGTACTTAGTGTCAGCGAAAAGACTTGGAAACGCCTCAGCGATGAGGATAAAAAAATCTTTACGGAAGCTGCTCAGCATGCTTGTGAAGAAGAAATTAAGGCGTCGCGTTCTCTTGATCAGCAAATCGTTAAGGAATTTAAGGATAAGGGCATGATCGTTAACGAACTGACTCCGGAGATGAGACTCGCCATGAAGGCTTCCATGAAGCCGGTTTATGATAAGTATAAGGATAAGTTTGGTGAAGATGCATTTAAGATTTTTGGATATACCTTTAAATGA
- a CDS encoding Crp/Fnr family transcriptional regulator produces the protein MDITKRIPLLFKKYGILRNYPKGKILFHKESSAKEIYYLKSGMVRAYLLYPDGEERTLCFIESGNLVGEEAVGNPSVRIVSADAASDITVYAMDSQKLTTLCMQQKSDMRELLELFMKKITLLHGWIFYAQFLHNDEKVACLLYSASNHTPFVRYTHEQIASVTGMSRISATKVLDKFEKEKLIELSYKKIKIIDREGLLAIFKGMEFY, from the coding sequence ATGGATATTACAAAGAGAATCCCACTTCTCTTCAAAAAGTATGGAATTTTACGAAACTATCCAAAAGGAAAAATCTTGTTTCATAAAGAAAGCAGTGCGAAAGAAATTTATTACCTCAAATCCGGGATGGTTCGTGCGTATCTGCTCTATCCTGACGGAGAAGAAAGAACGCTCTGCTTCATCGAATCCGGCAATCTGGTTGGTGAAGAGGCAGTGGGCAACCCGTCCGTCAGAATTGTAAGCGCCGATGCAGCCAGTGATATCACAGTCTATGCCATGGACAGCCAAAAACTGACCACACTCTGCATGCAGCAAAAAAGTGATATGCGTGAACTTTTGGAATTATTCATGAAAAAAATCACACTGCTCCATGGGTGGATTTTTTACGCCCAATTTCTTCATAACGACGAAAAAGTCGCCTGCCTTCTCTACTCTGCTTCAAACCATACGCCTTTCGTTCGCTATACACATGAACAAATTGCCTCCGTCACCGGCATGAGCCGCATCAGTGCGACAAAAGTTTTGGATAAATTCGAAAAAGAAAAGCTCATCGAACTATCTTATAAGAAAATTAAAATCATCGACCGTGAAGGCCTGTTAGCTATATTTAAGGGAATGGAATTTTATTAA
- the dapF gene encoding diaminopimelate epimerase, producing MKLHFTKMHGCGNDYVYVNCMDKMLPNPGKISEYVSPRHLSVGSDGLICICPSDKADFRMRMFNADASEGKMCGNGSRCVAKYVYDKGLTDKTTITLETLSGIKTIAMNVEEGKVTEAMVDMGEPITDTPSIPMRWDKPQCLNEEIEVEFEGKKLKIRGTAVSMGNPHFVTVVDDVDKAPVTTLGPIIEHSSWFPERVNVEFVQIIDKNHVKFRVWERGSGETYACGTGACAVAYTMVTLGLAGKRDKFLEVGVLGGTLKLKYGSDGHMMMRGPATTVYEGEMEIPDELLK from the coding sequence ATGAAATTACATTTTACAAAAATGCACGGCTGCGGCAACGACTATGTCTATGTGAACTGCATGGATAAGATGCTGCCGAATCCGGGTAAAATTTCCGAATATGTAAGCCCGCGGCACCTTTCAGTGGGATCAGACGGACTTATCTGCATCTGCCCGTCTGATAAGGCTGATTTTCGTATGCGCATGTTTAACGCCGATGCCTCCGAAGGCAAGATGTGCGGCAATGGTTCCCGCTGCGTGGCAAAGTATGTCTATGATAAAGGCCTGACGGACAAAACGACGATTACCCTGGAAACGCTGAGCGGCATCAAGACGATTGCCATGAATGTGGAGGAAGGTAAGGTTACCGAGGCTATGGTGGATATGGGTGAACCGATTACGGATACGCCCTCTATTCCGATGCGGTGGGACAAGCCGCAATGCCTCAATGAAGAGATTGAAGTCGAATTTGAAGGTAAAAAACTAAAAATTCGCGGCACGGCCGTATCTATGGGAAATCCGCATTTCGTCACGGTTGTGGATGACGTGGACAAGGCCCCTGTTACGACGCTCGGACCGATCATTGAGCACTCTTCCTGGTTCCCGGAACGAGTCAACGTGGAGTTTGTACAGATCATTGATAAGAATCACGTGAAGTTCCGCGTCTGGGAACGCGGCAGCGGTGAAACCTATGCCTGCGGAACCGGTGCCTGTGCGGTGGCATATACCATGGTTACACTGGGACTTGCCGGTAAAAGGGATAAATTTTTGGAAGTCGGTGTTCTCGGCGGTACTTTGAAGCTGAAATATGGCAGCGATGGGCATATGATGATGCGGGGTCCTGCCACTACCGTCTATGAGGGTGAAATGGAAATTCCTGACGAACTGCTTAAGTAG
- a CDS encoding basic amino acid ABC transporter substrate-binding protein — MKKIKMLSGLLAGLMLCAAAAGCGGSSGSSSGSSDKKAEAKKELVVGTNPSFAPFEFTDKKDGTIMGFDIDLINALAKKAGFEKVTIKNIAFDGLIPSLEAGNIDATITGMSITEERKKKVNFTDPYYESGLMAIVKKDNNSINSLDDLKGKTIAVQLGTTGAKYAETIPEAKVKTFDSSDLACLELKNGGADAVVSDLPVLQYFLKQGGSKYAKSVGTPKKGDFYGIATAKSNKELCEKLNKALAELKQSGEYQKIYDKWFKAE, encoded by the coding sequence ATGAAAAAGATAAAGATGTTATCCGGGCTGCTGGCCGGGCTGATGCTCTGCGCTGCGGCAGCTGGATGCGGAGGCAGCAGTGGAAGCAGCAGCGGCAGCAGTGATAAAAAGGCCGAAGCGAAGAAGGAACTCGTTGTAGGTACGAATCCTTCGTTTGCTCCTTTTGAATTCACCGACAAAAAAGACGGTACAATCATGGGCTTTGATATTGACTTGATCAATGCTCTGGCAAAGAAGGCCGGCTTTGAAAAGGTCACTATCAAAAATATTGCCTTTGATGGCTTGATTCCTTCTCTGGAAGCAGGGAATATTGATGCAACAATTACCGGGATGAGTATTACGGAAGAACGTAAGAAGAAAGTGAATTTCACCGATCCGTACTATGAATCCGGGTTGATGGCCATCGTAAAGAAAGATAACAACAGCATCAATAGCCTGGATGATTTGAAAGGCAAGACCATTGCTGTTCAGCTTGGCACGACGGGAGCGAAATATGCAGAAACAATTCCTGAGGCGAAAGTAAAGACATTCGATTCATCCGATCTCGCCTGCCTGGAACTGAAAAATGGAGGAGCCGATGCGGTTGTCAGTGATTTGCCGGTACTTCAGTATTTCCTGAAGCAGGGCGGCAGCAAATATGCCAAGAGCGTAGGAACCCCGAAGAAGGGCGACTTCTACGGTATTGCTACAGCTAAGAGCAACAAGGAATTGTGCGAGAAGCTGAATAAGGCACTGGCTGAATTAAAGCAAAGCGGCGAATACCAAAAGATTTACGATAAATGGTTTAAAGCTGAATAA
- a CDS encoding metallo-dependent hydrolase: MDFLIKNGTLYDTEQNCWVKRDLAVVNGMISDFPTASLLKNFRIIDAADCLISPGFIDYHTHYFEGGSENGVNPDATSFCTGITTAVDAGTTGAGNYELYRRSILSMSDVRILNCLLIASGGQSNDRYPENLDPRYFDEEKIAMLFRRYPDNLVGIKTRLSNNILSPELARKSIKKTVEIAEKVGTRVVVHVTDCPIPLDELASYLRPGDVICHIFHGKGEHTCLTKEGAVLEGLWKARKRGVLFDACNGRSNFDLEVAQKAIKQGFYPDIISSDNNVSSWFLQPLHSLPRILSKYVDFGMKLEDVLKAATLTPARLIHHEELGTLKRGTPADIVILKHKTKDVPYEDCNGHSFTGHQVLVPQMTFKDGRCVYCQADFQ, encoded by the coding sequence ATGGATTTTCTTATAAAGAACGGAACTCTTTACGATACTGAACAAAATTGTTGGGTAAAAAGGGATCTGGCTGTCGTAAACGGAATGATTTCTGATTTTCCGACAGCTTCCCTTTTAAAAAATTTTAGAATCATTGATGCAGCCGATTGCCTCATCAGTCCGGGATTCATTGATTATCACACCCACTACTTCGAGGGAGGAAGCGAAAACGGAGTCAATCCCGATGCGACCTCATTTTGTACAGGCATCACGACAGCCGTCGACGCCGGAACAACGGGTGCCGGGAATTACGAGCTTTACCGCCGTTCTATCCTTTCTATGTCGGACGTAAGGATTCTTAATTGCCTCCTTATCGCTTCCGGCGGTCAATCCAATGATCGTTACCCGGAAAATCTCGATCCCCGGTATTTTGACGAAGAAAAGATTGCTATGCTGTTCCGCCGCTATCCCGATAATCTGGTAGGGATCAAGACAAGACTTTCAAACAACATCTTATCTCCGGAACTAGCCAGAAAGTCTATCAAAAAAACAGTAGAAATTGCAGAAAAAGTCGGAACCCGCGTGGTTGTACACGTAACAGACTGTCCGATTCCGCTTGATGAATTAGCCTCTTATCTGCGCCCGGGCGATGTCATTTGTCATATCTTCCATGGCAAAGGAGAACACACCTGTCTGACGAAAGAAGGAGCTGTCCTGGAAGGTCTCTGGAAAGCTCGTAAGCGCGGCGTACTCTTTGATGCCTGCAATGGCAGGAGCAACTTTGATTTAGAAGTCGCCCAAAAGGCCATAAAACAGGGTTTCTATCCCGATATCATCAGCTCTGACAATAACGTATCCAGCTGGTTTCTCCAGCCGCTCCACTCCCTGCCCCGTATTTTATCCAAATATGTTGATTTCGGCATGAAGCTCGAAGACGTCCTAAAGGCAGCAACCCTGACACCGGCACGACTTATCCACCACGAAGAACTGGGAACGCTGAAAAGGGGAACGCCTGCCGACATCGTAATTTTGAAACACAAGACAAAAGACGTTCCCTATGAGGACTGCAATGGTCATTCCTTTACCGGTCATCAGGTTCTCGTACCACAAATGACCTTTAAAGATGGCCGCTGCGTGTACTGTCAGGCAGACTTCCAGTAA